The following coding sequences lie in one Panicum virgatum strain AP13 chromosome 6N, P.virgatum_v5, whole genome shotgun sequence genomic window:
- the LOC120677405 gene encoding uncharacterized protein LOC120677405: MIRWVCGELEMVQKRSNVFINIDSSQDCDSVESEDILESGDDNHSDASHGIDGSKSHCVKPSKDVFTRFSVSTFSSVLEALTPENRKVIEDFGFGCLLHFDRCYVPNKFVKWVATHVNHKSADIVLNGKVISLTKESVHLVLGLPMSEKSFPLDSSLGKSMLLSKLGKQSIPSIKFFSKKLIDHEVMSDEEVFMCFILVAMNSFLCSDLSLIPSQKYFGIFEDIYNAKDLDWCGYVLDWLLDGVKIFNQAKGSKHSEGGTLPGCLYYLAVLYLDYVDFGARQISISVPRISVWKGSMIKEYA, translated from the exons ATGATTCGCTGGGTTTGCGGTGAGTTGGAG ATGGTTCAGAAGAGGTCCAATGTTTTTATTAATATTGATAGTTCTCAAGATTGTGATTCTGTTGAGTCTGAAGATATCTTGGAGTCAGGAGATGATAACCATAGTGATGCTTCTCATGGAATTGAT GGCTCGAAATCTCATTGTGTCAAGCCTAGCAAAGATGTTTTTACCAGATTTTCAGTTTCCACATTTTCATCAGTTCTTGAAGCCTTAACCCCTGAGAATAGGAAGGTTATTGAAGACTTTGGTTTTGGTTGTCTACTTCATTTTGATAGGTGTTATGTACCAAACAAGTTTGTGAAGTGGGTAGCTACACATGTTAACCACAAATCTGCTGATATTGTTTTGAATGGCAAAGTCATTTCACTTACTAAAGAATCAGTGCATTTAGTTCTTGGATTGCCAATGTCTGAGAAGTCTTTTCCTTTGGATTCATCTCTTGGGAAATCAATGCTATTGTCTAAGTTGGGTAAACAGTCCATCCCATCCATTAAATTCTTCTCTAAAAAGCTCATTGATCATGAAGTCATGTCAGATGAAGAGGTTTTCATGTGTTTCATTTTGGTGGCAATGAATAGTTTTCTCTGTTCAGACTTATCATTAATTCCTAGCCAAAAGTACTTTGGAATTTTTGAAGACATTTATAATGCTAAGGATTTGGATTGGTGTGGTTATGTTTTGGATTGGTTGCTTGATGGTGTCAAAATCTTCAATCAGGCTAAAGGTTCCAAACATTCTGAAGGAGGAACTCTTCCTGGCTGCCTTTATTATTTGGCT GTTTTGTACTTGGATTATGTTGATTTCGGTGCTCGTCAAATTTCTATATCTGTTCCACGCATCAGTGTTTGGAAAGGCTCGATGATTAAGGAATATGCTTAG
- the LOC120677991 gene encoding copper transporter 4-like: protein MAAMPPMQMGPPASTGTPSSPMTMGPTMPPPMDMPYMPAMHMAFFWGHRVEVLFSNWPGDRDGVGMYVLCLLVVLVLAALVEVLSAWSRGLSRRSHDSDALGTLLMTAIHVVKVGLSYLVMLATMSFNGGVFLAVLAGHAAGFFLSRRGVLGHAARDDVHTNGALHHPSEPKP, encoded by the coding sequence ATGGCGGCGATGCCGCCGATGCAAATGGGGCCTCCAGCCTCCACCGGCACGCCGTCGTCGCCAATGACGATGGGGCCGACGATGCCCCCGCCTATGGACATGCCTTACATGCCCGCGATGCACATGGCCTTCTTTTGGGGGCACCGGGTGGAGGTGCTCTTCTCCAACTGGCCAGGGGACCGTGACGGCGTCGGCATGTACGTCCTCTGCCTCCTAGTCGTGCTTGTGCTCGCTGCGCTCGTCGAGGTGCTCTCGGCATGGTCCCGTGGTCTCTCCCGCCGCAGCCATGACTCCGACGCGTTGGGGACCCTGCTGATGACGGCTATACACGTTGTGAAGGTCGGTCTCTCGTACCTGGTGATGCTGGCCACCATGTCCTTCAACGGCGGGGTCTTTCTAGCCGTCTTGGCTGGCCACGCCGCTGGGTTCTTCCTCTCGCGGAGAGGGGTTCTCGGCCATGCAGCTCGCGACGACGTGCATACGAACGGTGCTCTCCATCATCCATCAGAACCGAAACCTTAA